One region of Miscanthus floridulus cultivar M001 chromosome 19, ASM1932011v1, whole genome shotgun sequence genomic DNA includes:
- the LOC136528284 gene encoding eukaryotic translation initiation factor 1A-like: MPKNKGKGGKNRKRGKNEADDDKRELVFKEDGQEYAQVTRMLGNGRCEAVCVDGTRRLCHIRGKMHKKVWIAAGDIVLVGLRDYQDDKADVILKYMNDEARLLKAYGELPETLRLNEGVDVDGPEDGEEGSDYIQFEDEDIDKI, encoded by the coding sequence ATGCCGAAGAACAAGGGTAAGGGAGGCAAGAACCGGAAGAGGGGAAAGAACGAGGCCGACGACGACAAGCGCGAGCTCGTCTTCAAGGAAGACGGGCAGGAGTACGCGCAGGTGACCCGGATGCTCGGCAACGGGCGGTGCGAGGCCGTCTGCGTCGATGGCACGCGCCGCCTCTGCCACATCCGGGGCAAGATGCACAAGAAGGTCTGGATCGCGGCCGGGGACATCGTCCTCGTCGGCCTCCGCGACTACCAGGACGACAAGGCCGACGTCATCCTCAAGTACATGAACGACGAGGCGCGCCTGCTCAAGGCCTACGGGGAGCTTCCCGAGACGCTCAGGCTCAACGAGGGCGTCGACGTCGATGGGCCCGAGGACGGCGAGGAGGGCAGCGACTACATCCAGTTCGAGGACGAGGACATCGACAAGATCTAA
- the LOC136525580 gene encoding uncharacterized transcriptional regulatory protein TBS1-like: MSDDDDEDYFMSDDDDEDYFMSDDDDDYWSTQGDNDDFMSDDDNEDEEYPFPVHAASEAAIAALEAAEALADDCCPVCLQDGGEAPVPEPAARPWSRVAPCGHRFHATCVEKWLRVKLSCPRVPVPGCGPSCTHRRAPP; encoded by the coding sequence ATGTCCGACGATGACGACGAAGACTACTTTATGTCCGACGATGACGACGAAGACTACTTTATGTCCGACGATGATGACGATTACTGGTCGACGCAAGGTGACAACGACGACTTCATGtccgacgacgacaacgaggacgaggaGTACCCCTTCCCCGTGCACGCGGCGTCCGAGGCGGCGATCGCGGCgctggaggcggccgaggcgctGGCCGACGACTGCTGCCCGGTCTGCCTGCAggacggcggggaggcgccggTGCCGGAGCCGGCAGCGCGGCCGTGGAGCCGGGTCGCGCCGTGCGGGCACCGGTTCCACGCCACGTGCGTGGAGAAGTGGCTGAGGGTGAAGCTGAGCTGCCCCCGTGTGCCGGTGCCCGGCTGCGGTCCCTCCTGCACCCaccgccgcgcgccgccgtga